A stretch of Blautia liquoris DNA encodes these proteins:
- a CDS encoding uracil-xanthine permease family protein, producing the protein MEKNEAQTNNTSTLVYQVEDKPNLGTSILLGLQNILTAFSGIVAVPLVIAGLAKLNVVDTAYLVSASLLASGIASIIQTKGFGPKKFRVGVGLPTVMGTDFGFVPPANTIINTMGGGMAGYFGASILGAILEFILSFFVKPLMKIFTPVVTGTVITLMGMSMMPIAFDWIGGGSDNPNYGDARYILIAVIVFVVILLLNRYAKGIWNSAAVMIGIIVGYIISIPFGFVDFSQIGNAEWFQMPEIARFGIDFNPKFVVPFIAGYLVTVIETVGVMETLGEVTGKKLSRDEVVAGVRADSVSSFVCPFVGSGPAQTFGQNVGLIPLTKCASQHVAIVAGVLLILISLFPKVSTVVSIMPSCVLGGAGILMFGTVAISGIKTLSKVKFTNRNLLIMASSIGIGLGVTFRPEVVAKLPGILSSLFGSGISAGTIVALILSLILKDDPDAPEIE; encoded by the coding sequence ATGGAAAAGAATGAGGCACAAACAAACAACACTTCAACGTTGGTATACCAGGTGGAAGACAAGCCAAATCTTGGCACATCCATCCTGCTGGGGCTCCAGAACATTCTGACTGCATTCAGTGGAATTGTAGCAGTACCCCTGGTCATCGCTGGTCTTGCAAAACTTAATGTTGTGGATACGGCATATCTGGTATCGGCATCGCTGCTGGCTTCCGGAATTGCATCAATTATCCAGACAAAAGGATTTGGACCGAAAAAGTTTCGGGTTGGTGTAGGACTTCCGACCGTCATGGGAACAGACTTTGGGTTTGTTCCGCCAGCAAACACAATTATCAACACGATGGGAGGCGGAATGGCCGGATATTTCGGAGCATCTATTTTGGGTGCTATTCTGGAATTTATCCTGAGCTTTTTTGTCAAACCGTTGATGAAGATATTCACACCGGTTGTAACCGGTACAGTTATCACACTCATGGGAATGTCCATGATGCCGATCGCTTTCGACTGGATCGGAGGAGGTTCAGATAATCCCAATTATGGAGATGCGAGATACATACTGATTGCGGTGATCGTATTCGTCGTTATCCTCCTTTTGAACAGATATGCAAAGGGAATCTGGAATTCCGCAGCTGTTATGATCGGAATCATCGTAGGATACATAATCAGTATTCCGTTTGGTTTCGTAGATTTCTCACAGATCGGTAATGCAGAATGGTTCCAGATGCCTGAGATTGCACGTTTTGGAATTGATTTTAACCCAAAGTTTGTCGTACCGTTTATCGCCGGATATCTGGTGACTGTCATTGAAACCGTAGGTGTTATGGAAACGCTTGGTGAAGTGACAGGCAAAAAGTTAAGCAGAGATGAGGTTGTAGCAGGGGTACGGGCTGATTCCGTCAGCTCTTTTGTCTGTCCGTTCGTCGGATCCGGCCCTGCACAGACATTCGGTCAGAACGTAGGCCTGATCCCTCTTACAAAATGTGCATCACAGCACGTTGCAATCGTAGCAGGAGTACTGCTTATCCTGATCAGTCTCTTTCCGAAGGTATCGACGGTAGTATCTATCATGCCTTCCTGCGTTCTTGGAGGAGCCGGAATTCTAATGTTCGGTACCGTTGCAATCTCCGGAATCAAAACACTGTCAAAGGTGAAATTTACAAACCGGAATCTTTTGATTATGGCAAGTTCAATCGGCATCGGCTTAGGTGTTACATTCCGTCCGGAAGTAGTTGCAAAACTTCCCGGAATTTTAAG
- a CDS encoding FAD binding domain-containing protein, translating to MVNSYFTTSLDEALKIKNTKPVTPYAGGTDLMIEADDQASYLFLNKIAELKQITEDEEYIRIGACSTYSEVLHHKLIPQILKDAVIELAAPAIRNLGTVGGNVCNGSPKGDSVLIFFVTDSLLHLQSMSGERFIPIKEFYLGRKKLAIREDELLVEILVPKNGIDNYYYKKIGARNALAISRVSFAGILDTEDGRIKNCATAFGAVSDVVVRRPDIDQMMIGKTIDEAKGIKEKYLAAYDEAIVPIRGRVSAEYRKSVCQNLLQDFLETNGI from the coding sequence ATGGTAAACAGTTATTTTACAACATCTCTGGATGAGGCACTAAAAATCAAAAATACAAAGCCGGTGACTCCCTATGCCGGAGGCACAGATCTGATGATCGAAGCGGACGATCAGGCCTCCTATCTGTTTTTGAACAAGATAGCGGAATTAAAACAGATCACGGAGGATGAGGAATATATTCGAATCGGAGCCTGTTCGACCTACTCGGAAGTACTCCATCACAAGCTGATTCCTCAGATTTTAAAGGATGCCGTCATAGAGCTTGCCGCGCCGGCAATTCGAAACCTTGGAACTGTAGGTGGAAATGTCTGCAACGGTTCACCGAAGGGAGACAGCGTTTTGATCTTCTTCGTGACAGATTCGCTCTTACATCTTCAAAGCATGAGCGGAGAACGTTTTATCCCGATCAAAGAGTTTTATCTGGGAAGAAAGAAACTCGCGATTCGTGAGGATGAATTGCTCGTTGAGATCCTCGTTCCAAAGAACGGGATCGACAACTATTATTATAAGAAAATCGGTGCCAGAAATGCACTTGCGATCTCAAGAGTGTCTTTTGCGGGGATTTTGGATACAGAAGATGGCAGAATCAAAAACTGTGCCACGGCATTCGGAGCGGTCAGCGATGTAGTTGTAAGAAGACCTGACATTGATCAGATGATGATTGGAAAAACCATCGACGAGGCAAAAGGCATCAAAGAGAAGTACCTGGCAGCTTATGATGAGGCGATTGTTCCCATTCGTGGAAGAGTTTCAGCCGAATATAGGAAATCTGTGTGCCAGAATCTGCTGCAGGACTTTCTGGAGACAAACGGAATTTAA
- a CDS encoding (2Fe-2S)-binding protein: MIKFILNGEEVTSNANPNERLLDVLRNEFRLTGAKCGCKEGECGACSVILDNRLVNSCMVAMGSIEGSTVLTIEGYSKTERFEMLSKAYADVSAVQCGFCIPGMMLASECLLAENPNPDEEEIRRAISGNLCRCTGYNAIVKAIQIAAKEGKGLW, translated from the coding sequence ATGATTAAATTCATACTAAACGGCGAAGAAGTTACCAGCAATGCAAACCCAAATGAACGGCTTTTGGATGTCCTGCGCAATGAATTTCGTCTCACCGGAGCAAAATGCGGATGTAAAGAAGGCGAGTGCGGAGCATGCTCCGTGATCCTCGATAATCGTCTGGTCAACTCCTGCATGGTTGCAATGGGAAGTATCGAGGGGAGTACAGTACTGACAATTGAAGGATACAGTAAGACCGAAAGATTCGAAATGCTCTCGAAAGCATATGCGGATGTAAGTGCAGTGCAGTGCGGTTTTTGCATTCCAGGCATGATGCTGGCCTCAGAGTGTCTGCTTGCAGAGAACCCCAATCCCGACGAGGAGGAGATTCGCAGAGCAATATCCGGGAACTTGTGCAGATGTACGGGATATAACGCGATTGTAAAAGCAATCCAGATTGCGGCAAAGGAGGGGAAGGGATTATGGTAA